One genomic region from Kiritimatiellia bacterium encodes:
- the der gene encoding ribosome biogenesis GTPase Der, producing the protein MQPQNRPMAAIIGRPNVGKSSIFNRLAGRRIAIVHEEAGVTRDRIICPVRLQSRRADNAAQPRVIDLVDTAGLVLPEGENADAGNEWEQSAVSIEAAVRRQVGLALREAGAVVFVVDARAGVLAADERTAARLHKSALPVLLAVNKADNAELDFHALDFERFGFPVFPVSALHNRGFEDLIEKLSALFPPGAEEALPGLRVAVVGRPNVGKSMLVNRLARGERVIVSGEPGTTRDSIAVPLTAKSGAPPGGYILIDTAGLRAANKLKHAVDGFGRLRALESIGSADIAALVIDATVGPTAYDKNIAAQIMARKKGCMIIVNKWDLTPRASRSACRKALYAVLPFMNFAPVVCVSAATGFNTGEIIETINYVAEQNRKKIPTGILNRALEKIGARFQPPLVRGKRLKVFYAVQTAVRPITFLVFVNDPARAPENYERYLENSLRGIFGLEGAPLVFKFRRRESKTAVFSSQSGGKTG; encoded by the coding sequence ATGCAGCCTCAAAACAGACCCATGGCGGCCATCATCGGGCGTCCGAATGTCGGCAAGTCGTCTATTTTCAACCGGCTGGCCGGCCGCCGGATCGCCATCGTCCACGAGGAGGCGGGCGTCACCCGCGACCGGATTATCTGTCCCGTCCGGCTTCAAAGCCGCCGCGCCGATAACGCGGCGCAGCCGCGTGTGATTGATCTGGTTGACACGGCCGGGCTTGTTTTGCCGGAAGGTGAAAACGCGGATGCCGGAAACGAATGGGAGCAAAGCGCCGTTTCCATTGAGGCGGCCGTGCGCCGCCAGGTTGGCCTTGCCCTGCGCGAAGCCGGCGCGGTCGTCTTTGTCGTTGATGCCAGGGCCGGCGTGCTGGCGGCGGACGAGAGAACGGCCGCCCGGCTTCATAAAAGCGCCTTGCCGGTCCTGCTGGCCGTCAACAAGGCCGATAACGCCGAGCTTGACTTTCACGCGCTTGATTTTGAAAGATTCGGGTTCCCGGTTTTTCCCGTTTCCGCGCTGCACAACCGCGGGTTTGAAGATTTGATTGAAAAATTGTCCGCCCTTTTTCCTCCCGGCGCGGAGGAGGCTTTGCCCGGGTTGCGCGTGGCCGTTGTCGGGCGCCCGAACGTGGGTAAATCCATGCTGGTCAACCGCCTCGCGCGCGGCGAACGCGTGATCGTGTCCGGCGAGCCGGGCACGACCCGCGACAGCATCGCCGTTCCGTTGACGGCAAAATCTGGCGCGCCGCCGGGCGGATATATCCTGATTGACACGGCCGGTTTGCGCGCCGCAAACAAGCTCAAACACGCCGTTGACGGGTTCGGGCGCCTGCGCGCCCTGGAAAGCATCGGTTCCGCGGATATTGCCGCGCTGGTGATTGACGCGACCGTCGGGCCGACCGCCTATGATAAAAACATCGCGGCGCAAATAATGGCCCGGAAAAAGGGTTGCATGATTATCGTCAATAAATGGGACCTCACGCCGCGGGCGTCCCGGAGCGCCTGCCGCAAGGCCCTTTATGCGGTTTTGCCGTTCATGAATTTTGCGCCGGTGGTCTGCGTCTCCGCCGCCACGGGGTTCAATACGGGGGAGATAATTGAAACAATAAACTATGTCGCGGAACAGAACCGGAAAAAAATCCCCACCGGCATCCTCAATCGCGCCCTGGAAAAAATCGGCGCGCGTTTCCAGCCGCCGCTGGTGCGGGGCAAAAGGCTGAAGGTTTTTTACGCCGTCCAGACCGCGGTGCGGCCGATTACCTTCTTGGTTTTTGTCAATGATCCCGCCCGGGCGCCTGAAAATTACGAGAGGTATCTGGAAAATTCTCTCCGCGGAATTTTCGGCCTGGAAGGCGCCCCGCTTGTTTTCAAATTCAGGCGCCGGGAGTCAAAGACGGCGGTATTTTCATCGCAGTCAGGCGGTAAAACCGGTTGA